The DNA segment TTCACCTGGAGCTACGATGCACCCAGCAACATCCTGTACATCAACTGTGCCCCCGGCGCCATTCCGCTGTTTGATTAAGGAGGGATGAATGATGGAAAAGGCACTGGTCATGTTGGTGATCGCCTTCTTTGCCGTTATCGTCGGTAAAATCTTCAAAAACAATGCACTGGCGGCGGCCGGCAAACAGCTGTTGTTCATGTTCTTCGGGTATCTCTTTCCACTCGCAATGGGCTTCGTCGCGTTTGTGGTCGTGACAGCCTATCTTGACACTTACAGCCGTGCTTTTTCAGAATTGTCCAAGCTTGGTATAGGGCTCCTTGCTATGGTAGTTGTTTCGTTCATCTTCTCTACCTTCATGGCCAAATTGGGAGCCTTCCGCGATTACCACGAAGTCGCCAGAGAAGTGGCAAGAAAAGAGGAAGAGGAGAGAAGAAAGAAAAGAACCATTCGAGGAAAATACTAAAGCCGCGGTGTAAAACCGCGGCTATTTCTTTTCCTCAGGAAGTCTATCAATTAATCCAAGTTTCCAGGCTTCCCTGGCAAAGCGCTTCGCAGCCATAGCGACTCTTCGCATGGCTTTATTAAGACGGGGGTGATAGAATTTACCTTCTTTAGCAGCCCAATTGCAGACTTCAAATCCTGGTTTAAACAAGCCATTTTCCCACTTTGAATGATCCTGATATGCACTCTCCGCATTGGTTGCCCAGGCAAGCCTGGAATTAAGCTCCGAGATCTGTTCGCCTAGCCTCTTTTGGATCTCTTTGAATACAAGATACCGTCGTGACGGCCATATCCAGTGGAATATATTCACTCCCATGCTGGTTGTAATTCGGGCTTTCTTACTATATAGCGCATTTATCCGATCATTAATAGCTTCTTTTATTACCTTGACTGCCTCATAGACACGTTCATTTAGACGCTCCCTAGCCATTTCATAGTCAAGAGTACGCAAAGCATTTGAAATAGAGCGGCCAAACAGAACACCAAAAATTGCCCCCAAAATTCCACCTACCGCTGCTCCAAACGGGCCACCTACCGCCCCGCCTATGGCCATGCCGACTTTACCGCCAACCCATCCGCCGCCACCTACCAGAACGGTACTTTTAAGTATATTCGATGTTGCTTCATAGAAATCAATCCGCCCATCCAGCCATCGTCCGCCTTCCCTGATTGTATTCAAAGCCAACGTAGCTACGGGTACATGTATCGGCAAAGATTGAAGCCCATCAATACCCTCAATTGTGCTGTGAACATGCTCAACAACCTGAGAATGAAACAGATCGTGGTCTACAATGACATGGCTGTTGTCTGCGAAATAATGCCCCATCTCGGCGTTAACAATAACCGGAATATCGGGGAACTTGTCCAAATGTTCCTTAATAATATCAGGATCCATTACGCATTTTACCTGCATCGGATGTCCGTCAACCAATAGATCCCATCCTTCTTGATTTGGAGCATCTGGGAACTCCACCACATGTCCCTCGCTAACCAAATGCGCCCCAACCAACTGCTCTGCCGTGTACCCCTGCAGTCTTGCAAACGAACCGGCCACAGAAGCCGCATCCCCAGACAAAAACTGATCATTAACATAATCTTTAAGCTTGTTGAACGTATCCAAATCCAATTTGCTGGAGAAATCCATTGCTTTCAGCACACGGTCGTCAATCATCGCTAGCGCATGTACAGCATCATAAGTTGTAACCGCTGCCACCGCCCCTGGCTCAATCACCTTAAACCACGGGTCATCAGCAATCTTCTGTTTGATTTCGTCCTCTGTCGCCAGAGGTTGTCTGAGTTCCAAATCAAGCTTTTTATACCTCCATCTGCGAATCAATATAAATCCTACTACGCCAAGAGAAAACCAAAACCAAGACACCTTATCCCCCTCACAAATCAATAACGGCTGCAAAAACACGCAGCCGCCCTGTTTTGCTTCCAGCAACCCGGCTGCCATAGCTATAAGCCTTAGGCCCGTGGCTTTGCGTCCCCGCCTTTCGACAGGTTTGCCCTTATCGGATATATGCTCTTGTCCCAATTTTACCATACATTCCAGCGCAGATAAAGATTCCCAATTAACCAACAATACGGACACACCTGTTCTGCTCGTCCCAGGTTACCGAAGCGCCCAAAGCTTCGGCTGCAAACCTGACTGGCACCAAGGTTCTGCCGTTAACAATTATCGGCTGCTGATCCATAATAATTATACTATCCGTAGTGCTGCCATCTTGATATGATGTACGCTTAAAACATCTAAAATCTCCTGGTATAACGACCGCCGAAAGCACTTTAATCTTTTCCCCTCCGATATACCTTGCTGCCCCTATCGCCTGAAGTTTCTCATCCCAAATCACCTGGCCGTCCATCATTTCTACTACACGTCTTAATGGGACAAGCGTGCGGCCATTTACAATTACCGCCGGCACTTCTGTATTAACTTCAACGCCATTTACATACACCCGTATTATCTTTATATCTGGTATGTCTGAATTAGAAGCCTGTGATTCTTTGGACCGTGATGCCTCGGATTGTGATACTTCAGACTGTGGTGCTTCAGGCAGCGATACTTCAGGTTGAGGTTCCACGGGTTGTGATACTTCAGGTTGTGATACTTCAGGTTGTGATACTTCAGGTTGTGATACTTCAGGTTGTGATACTTCAGGTTGAGGTTTCTCAGGTTGTGGTATTACGGGTTGAGGTATTACGGGTTGAGGTATTACGGGTTGTGGTTCTCCTCTAATAGCCCTAATAAAGTCAAAAACATCTTTCATAGCCGCTTGCCAATCAAAGACATTGTCTTTTGTCCAGTATCCACGCGGTGGCGATAGCGGTGGCGGCGATGTTTCAATTTGCGGCAACATAGGCGGCAATATGGGCTGTCTGGGTATAAATACCGGCGGTGCTGAAGTGTTAATCAACTCAGAGTCCCAAATATGTGCCTCCTGGTTCCTATCGGGAATTATAATCTTTGAGCCCACACCAGCAAAGATACCGGGCGAATAAATGTACACGGTCTTTCCTTCATAAAAAGGCAAAGAAATAACCCCGACCCCGTACTCAATCAAATAGCTTTCCCCGTTCTTTCTCACAATAATAGCCTTGTAGTCCGAATCAAATACCTTCTGCAAATAAACTGCCTCCATCCCCGCTAGGGCGGCCTGCACAGGACATAGCACTGTCAAAAAGACCGCTACCACCATAAGCCATATCTTTCTTCGCAAATCATTCACCTCCTCTCTATTCCAAATTGCCCTAGACTTTATCTTTCACCCGCAAAATTCTACTTCTCCTCAATGAAAAGATAATGCGTAGCGCGGCTAATCGCTGTATAGAGCGCACGAGCATGAAAGGGATTTCTGCGATCATAGAACATTAATTTAGCTACCAAAACAGCGTCAAATTCCAGGCCGCCAGATTCATGCACACTTAATATAAACACCTCTTTATCATCTACCTTGCCAACCTGTTGCTTTAGCCTATTAGCCTCCTCTTGAGATGGGCAGATAATTGCAACTCTTTGAATATCGTTATTTATTCTGACAAAATTGAGAAAACCATCTACACTAGTACGAACAACCTTAGCGTCCGAAGGTAATACGGCGCGCAATTTTTCGGCATATGCAGGGAACCTCTCTTCCAGAACCCACCTGGCCATATTGACAATGGGTTCAGCAGAGCGATAACAATAACTCAAAGAAGTAAAAGATACATTAGAGCCGAGACACTCAACCCTCTGCTGCCAGGACTGGTTTGAGATATTCCCATAAACAGACATAGAAAGTTGCACGATATCTCCGCAAAGGGTTATAGATCCGCCAGGTTTCAAATACATAGACAGCACTTTTAGCCAGACTGGTGACAGATTTTGTGCCTCATCAATAAAGATATATGAATAGTGGCGCTCAACACCATATACTTTAGCATGTAAATACAATAGAGCTCCCAAATCATCTATAGTCCACTTCGGGTGGTTTGCAGAATTATATTTACCACCTCTTTTATAGACATATTTTGAATCATTTATAGCCTGACTCGGATCCGGCAACATCTCAAGCAAATCTTGAGCAATCTTCCTGTATTGTGGAACAATATACCCTTGAAACAGATTCTCGGACTTTAAGTTATCCTTAATGTATGAATATGACAGACGATCTGACACTTTTTTATACATTTCCTTTTTTTCAACAGCAAAGAAATTACCAAATATTCTATCCTTTAAATTAGAATATTTGGGCCATAGTATGTTAAATACCATAGCCTTCAATCTGGAATGTAATTCATTATATATCTCGTCTATCCTGGAGCTGCTCGACAAGACATTGGCAGCCAGTTTTCTAATTGTCGAAGCATCAATTATTCTTTCTTTATCATACTTCAAAACTGGTAACGCATTAATAGCATTAGACAATGATTGTTTCAGTACTTGATCAAGCAAGGCTGTATCACTGTATCTATTAACAATTTCCTTTCCAAAGTCCACACCAGCTGCAAATCGCCAGACATTCACCGAATTAGGTCTTATATTCTGATTATTTTTGCCTACATTTGCATTAAAGAATTCTGTCAACGTCATTTGCGGAACACCATAGATATACATTTCCGGCAAGATGCCGCGAATTTGAGAAAGCAACATTTCACTTGGAGACAACACTAATATATCCTCTGGTTTACAACCAGTAGCGTAAACACAGTACGCAACCCTATGAAGCAGAACAACGGTTTTTCCTGTCCCTGCCGCCCCTTGAATGACAAGGTGATTATCAAACGGTTGCCTAATAACCTCATTTTGTTCGGCCTGTATCGATTGAACAATACCCTTAAACCGCTCTGCGCCAGAACGCCGCAAATGCCGTTCCAAAAACAGATCAATTCTGTTTGCCGACGAAACACCGCCGCCTTGCACATACAGATCTTCCATATTAAGTAATTCATCATGTCTCACATCTAACTTTCGAACTAACTTTAGTTTGCCGCGAATCACTCCTTCAGGAGCCACATATTTATCGTCTCGTGAATAATACAGAGAACCTATTGGAGAACGCCAGTCAATAATGCTAATATCACATACATCGCTCATATTCGGAGCACAGGTAGGTAATGTAGTTATATAGTTCCGCTCGGGGATATCTTTGCCTTCTGCAACAAAGTCAATGCGTCCAAAATACATAGATTCCATTATATCGTTAAGCGCCCTAATTTGAGTTTTTATATCACTTATTCTGGCACGGTTATATTGGTAATCAATAATTCGCTCAATGTCTCCAAAATATCTCTCATTTTCACGTACCGAATCGTCAATCCGCGCTTCCATTTTGCCCACATACTCTCGCACTTGATTATATGTCCGTTTTAAAACCTCAACCTCTTCTTGCTTTTGTTTATCCATTATTGCTCACACCTCGCCCCAATACCCAATTGGATATAAGCAAATAGAACAGAGTACATCAGCTCGGCACTCGTAACTTGCATTGGCTATAGCTATGAAAACTACTTTCTTTGGGCATATCGCATTTCCACCATCCACTGGCAAGAACACTACCGCCATAAGTAGTTTTCTACAGATAAGTTTTCTGATGGTTTTCGCCAACAAGCAAAAAGTGGAGAAAAATCTCTCCTCACTTTTCAACAGGCTTGTCTTTATCTGCCCATATTATGTAATATCTGCCATTATTTATCAACAGGGTGAATCATAATAGGCAATTCCTCCACATCATCTATGTTCACCGGAATCGGAGGAAGCTATTTTATCACCAATCTCCTCTGCGCCTGATCATCTTTGGGTCTTACCCAGTAATGGTACCAGTGCGCCTGACGGGTGGTACGGCCGCGGGCCGGCGTGCGTCCGAGCAGAGTTTTCTCCGGTTTTGCTGCTACCCCTTGCACCTCGGTATGCTTCCGCATAGCCGCGCCGACCCGAACGCCACCGCCCCAGACCCGGACATCGTCTGCGGCGGTGTCTTTCTTCTTTTGCATTTTTATCCATAGCACCAGTCCTGCCAGAAAGTAAGTTCTTTCCCGCGGTCACACCTCATGTCTTCGATGATCTTCCAGGCTTTGGGGAAAGTCTGGCTGTATTTGCATACGAGCTCCATTGGAAACATCGGCGGTTACTCCTTTTCTGGTTTATGAAATCACAGCCAGCATGCCTTGCGCGGCTCATAGCTGGCGTTGACCGCTTCTTCCGTCTCACGCTGAAAAAGGATTTCTTTAATCCTGCACATAGAAGTCCTTCTTTCTAACATATCTCCTCCACAGGTATTTTCACTACGCTCCGGTGCAAATAAATTCCCCTCAATTAATTCCTTCGCCATAAATTCCCAATATCCTTCACGGAGCGCCTAAAGGCGATTAAAAGCGCATATATCCCCCAAAAGGTTGGGCGCAGGAGCAAAAACCTGCACACCCGCAAAGAGGCGCCTAAAGGGGCAAAAATTGAGAGTACTCACCGGAGGGGCCACCACCCTATTTGCAACAAATCCGGCCCGTTTTGAACCCACCCGGGTTTAGCGGGCGTCCAACCCATGACGTTAAACTGGGCGGTAATACACCGGGGCAGTTCCGGTGGGCTTAGCAAGCCGACACTGCTACGCCGAGCCGCGCCGTCTGTAGTAGAGCTAACAGGGTGAATACATGAGCCCTGTGGTGCTAGGAAGCTGCAGGCGGTCACCCGATGAGGGGAGCGCTTCCGTTGCCATGTGACCAGGCATGGGATGGGAGGTAGTAGCGACGACGGCGCGAGATGAGGGAGCTGAGATGCTGAGGTAAGGGAAGGAGGTGTTAAGCATGCTTGAGAAGGTGAAGGCTTTCTTTCGCGGGCTGCTGGCCCGCGTGCGTGCCTTCTTTGCCGGGCTGCAGGCCTCGGAGCCTGCCAAAACGGTCGTTAAGACTGCCGCTGTGGCGGCTGGCGTGGTGGCGGGTGTTGTCGTCTTCCGCCTGGCTGCGCCCGTCATCCTGCTGCTAGGGTACAGTGCTGCTGTCCTGGTACTTGCCCTGGTACTGGGTGCGGCCATGGCATTCTGCCTCTTCGGTGGCGGCTACGCCGCCCTGAAGCTGGTAGAGCGCCTGTAGAGTGTTCCCGGTTCTGAGGGGTCTCCGGGTTACCAAAAGCCCCTCTCCAGTATTCCACAGTGGAGGAGGTGATAGTGATGGCCGAGATCCTGGTGTATCTGACGCCAGAACAGGCAAAGGTCCTGGCTGAGCTGCTGCGCGAAGTGGAGCTTGCCAGGGCCTTTGCGCACCTCACCGGCATACCGGTGGAGCGCCTGCTTGATGAGTAGTATACTATTGTCTTACGTCCCGGGCAAGACGTTAAACCGCCCGTCTTTCATGCATATGCCCGATGAAGCTGACCCGTGCCATCCCGGCTACAGAGGGACAAACGGGAGGTGATGGGTAGCGGCTGTGGCTATAGTTGAGAAGATCTTTGCCGTTGGACGTGTGTTATAATATTGACAGGAGGTGTTTTAGCATGACTCATGAGGCTCTTGTGGAACAGTTGTTAAAGCTCCCGTCTGCTGAGATAAAGCAGGTCTTGGATATGCTGGCCAAGCAGCTTGAGGCCAGAAACGACCTTGAGTTGGCCCGGGAAGTCATTGAACGGTACCGGCCGGCTCTGGAGGAATTGGCTAAATGAAATGGATATCACCCGATGTCGTAGCGTGTATTCATGAGGAAGTAATTGCGGCAACAGGCAGAAGTCCAGGCATTCGCGATCGGGGGCTGCTCTGTAGTGCTGTTTTCAACCCGCTGGCCACTTTTGGTGGAGAAGATCTTTATCCAGACCTTCTTGCCAAAGTGGCCGCTCTTTTGTATGGCCTGGCCAGGGGACACCCTTTTGTCGACGGGAACAAACGCACAGCCTTTGTGGTGACGGTTGTGGTGTTGAGGAAAAATGGACTGGATTTTGTTGCTTCCAACGATGCTGTGGTTACGTTTAACCCCCCGTAGAGCCTGGAGCATGTTTTCTCGCTCCAGCATCTTCTCCAACAGTCCGATTCCTTCGCTCGGGGTTGTTCCTTCGGTTCGCGCCGACTCAAAACTCGGCCCTTGACCTGTGGCCCCCTGTGTATTCACCACTTCCTGCCCCAGGAAGGCTTCTTGCGAAGTATTCTGCTGTCTACGCTTTGAGTTCGAGCTTGCCAAATTCCATCCCTCACTTAACGTTCGGGCCTTCGCTTCCGTTAGCTACCAGAAGTTTACTATGCCCTCTGCTGACTTCTGTCACCCCAGCCACGCCTTCCGACGCGGGTGGGGAATTAAAAAAAACAACCCCGATTTTGTACCGAAAATTCGTACCGAAATTCGTACCGAACCTGATCGGAGTGTGCGGAGAACTGTTGATTTTACTGGGGTCTTAGGGAGCCTGTTCTGCTTCTTCCTGATTGTTCCAAATCCCTGAACCCCTTGATTTTCCTGGGTTTAAATTTAATTAAATGGTGGACGTGACGGGACTCGAACCCGTGACCTTCTGAATGCGAACCAGACGCTCTCCCAGCTGAGCTACACGCCCATGTATGTCCAAGTAATATAATAAGCTTGACCGCCCATTTCTGTCAAGCTCGGATTACAACCACTTTTGGTAATCTACAACAAGACAGCCCGGTTATATGCCAGGCTGTTTGAATGCTCTATCATAACCTGATGAACATTTGATAATATTTAGTGATCATTTAGCTGCTTGTTTTTGAAGAAAACTGGCGGCCGCTTTTGCTGAGGTAATCTCAGCCTGGGTTATGGGGTTATCCGATATCAGAATGATCGCTCCAATTGGCTGATTGTCATGGTAGACGGTAGAAATTACATAGTGTGAACCAGGGATTTCCGTGTCGGCCAAAATTTCCTGCCCATTAATTGCTCCGCTTCCAGTTCCCTCTCCTTCCATCACTTGTTTAACCAGGGTACCGATTGTTTTACCGACGTATTTTCTTTTGGATATCCCAGCTACAGCAATAACACTGTCAGAATTAGCGATCAGGGCCACGCAGTTTAACCCCTGGTGCAGACTTTCGGCATATTCTTCAGCGTGGTTTTCAAAGTTTGATTCAGCCATGTTGTACTTCCGAAAAATAACTTCACCTTCACGGTCAGTGAAGATCTCGAGAGGGTCTCCTTCGTGAATCCTAAGGGTACGGCGAATTTCTTTGGGTATCACAATTCGGCCTAGATCGTCAATACGCCTTACGACTCCTGTTGGTTTCATTTTTTTCCCTCCTGAAGAATTACTTTTGTATCCATTTGTATCTATTAGTATGCTTCAGAAAGGAAGTTTCATGCTTTTTCAAAAATAATTTTCCACTGGACAGGGCTGATTTCTCGTTTTTCCAATGTTTTTGGGATTAGTCTTCACCTTCTCCCTTAATGACCGCTAGCGGTTCGAGGCGTGCGACTTTTTTGGTTAAACTGATCTCGGCAAGGGTATCCACCACGTGATCAATGTTCTTGTAAGCTGCCGGGGCTTCGTCAAGCAGTTCTTGATATTGGCGAACATTGAGCAGTATTTCTCCCATGCTGCGCGCAAAATCCTCGCAGCTGATTTCCTTTCTTGCTGCGGTCCGGGACAATATGCGACCGGCTCCGTGATTGACTGAATTAAAGGTTTCAGCGGTGAGTGGGGTACCGACCAGGACATATGAAGATGTCCCCATACTGCCTGGCACAATGGCCGGGTGACCGGTGGCCAGATAGCGTCGAGGATTCTGCTGATGGCCGGCCGGCAGAGCCCGGGTGGCGCCTTTACGGTGGATTAAAAGCCGCTGGCCATGGTGTTCTTCAAACTTGGCGATATTATGGGCGACATCGTATACAATTTGTAACCCCAGGGACTCAGCCGAATCTGCAAAAACATGAGCAAAGGCTTCCCGAATGTCGTGGGTGATTAGTTGTCGATTGGCAAAAGCAAAGTTCACGGCGCAGGCCATTGCCTTCAGGTATGTTTGCCCTTCGGGGGAATTTATCGGTACACTGGCCAGTCCCCGGTTAGGCAGGTTAATCCCGTAGCGGGCGGCCGCATTTAACATTTTTTTACTGTAGTCTGTACAGATCTGGTGACCAAATCCCCGGCTGCCGGTATGGATCAGGACGGTCAGAGCACCTTTTTTCAAACCGAAATTGGCGGCCAGTTCCGGATCGAAAATTTGTGCGACCTGACCGATCTCAATGAAGTGATTGCCCCCACCGATCGTGGCCAATTGATTGGCCCGACTGATGGCCTCCAGGCTGACCGCCTTGAGGTCCGCCCCTGGCATTTCACCAGCCTCTTCAATGCAATCCTGATCTGTCGGCCAACCGTAGCCGAGCTGGAGCAAAGGCTTGACCCCCTGGTGTAGAATGGCTTCTATTTCCGTTTTTCCCAGTTCCCTGTGCCGAGACCTTTTCCCGATCCCAGTGGGGATTCGTTCTTCAATTGCTTCCATCAAGGCGCGCAGTGTTTTTTTGTTTATTGCTGTACATGGAATATCAGTTCGAATCAACCTAACGCCACAGTTGATGTCCATACCGACAGCGCCTGCGGAAACAATCCCGCTTTCTGCATGAGTGGCCATCACTCCACCAATGGGTAGTCCGAAACCAGTATGAATATCCGGCATCCCGATTACCCGCTGGACTACTCCTGGCAGGGTAGCAGCAGCACATAACTGCTGCAAGGCCTCCGATTCGCTGAATTGTTCATAAAGAACATCATTCAGGTAGACCACAGCATCAACATGCATTTCAGGCGTACGCGACAGCAAATATCGGTTATGTCCAACCTTCATTAGTTGTGGCATCATTCCACCCCCGGTGATTTACTCTCCCAGAATTCTTATTTCTGGAACAAGTTGAACCTTAAATCGTTCCGCGACCGCGGATTGAATATGCTGGATCAAGGTGAGGACGTCATCAGCCGTCGCCTGGCCAAGATTAACAATAAAGCCAGCGTGTAGTTCCGAAACCTGGGCATCTCCGACCCGATAGCCCTTTAAACCCAGTGACTCAATCATTGGGCCGACGAAGTAACCTTTTGGTTTTTTGAAAACACTGCCGGCGCTGGGCAAAGATATGGGTTGTTTAGCCTCGCGGCGTCTGGTATATTCAGCCATCTTTGCCTTAATTTCTTTTACATTGCCAGGATGCAGCGCCAGCCGGGCAGAGAGCACAACCCAGTTGCTATCCAAGAGAACGCTTTTCCGGTAACCGTATTGCAGCTCGGCTTTCGTCAGAGTTATCAGCTGCCTACCATCAGGACTGATTACTTTGACTGAGACTACCACGTCACTCATTTCCCCGTCGTAGGCACCAGCATTCATGACCACAGCACCGCCCAGGGAACCGGGGATCCCAACCGCAAACTCCAGGCCCGACAGACCACGGCTAGCAGCCAGATGGGATAAATCCGTCAGAGCCACACCAGCACCGGCCTCCACCTGACTATCTGTGAACTCGACTTGACTAAAGTGTTGACCAATCACGATCACAGCCCCGCGAATCCCCCGGTCCCGGACCAACAAATTGGTCCCTTTGCCAATGATGTAATAAGGGATCTGCCGGTCGGCGCAAAACGCCAGGACTCTGGACAATTCTTCCACAGATTGTGGGGTGATCAGCGCGTCGGCCGGCCCGCCGATTTTAAAGGAGGTATGTAAACACATTGGTTCATCAAATTTGACGCGGTCAGGTGGAATAAGCATTACCAGCTTTTGAAGTTCCTCGCGAGCACTGGGCATGGTGGTCATCCTTTCAGTGAATTTCTTGTTCGAATAAATTATACCCTTTCTTATTATGTTTAGTCGCTAGCAACGAGGTTAGTACTGGAATTAAAGGATGATCTGTATATCATTAATTTGGAAAATTCATAAATAAATAAAAAAATACTAGCTAGTCCTAAATTTATGCTATAATATTAGGCAGAAAACAACTGACTTTATTGTACCACTTTAATTTATGTTTCACAACGAAGGTAGGTTTTGCGGTTTATAGAACTTAACAGTAGTGCAAAACTACTGTTTTTTTTCACAACTTAAATACCAATTATCCTACGAAAGAGGGTGGAGCCAGTTATATGAATCGTCAAGCGTTATCTCAGGAACTGATCAAATTACTTGGTGCAGAAAAAGTTATCGCTGATGAACTCGACTTGATGTATTATTCCTACGACAGCTCTTTTCTAGCCAAGCAGCACCGGTTTATTCCAGATATTGTCGTTACACCAAGGTCCACGGAAGACGTTGTCAAGGTCATGAAGTATGCCTATGAGCATGGTATTCCTGTTACTCCCCGTGGTGCCGGCACTGGTGAGACCTGTGGCGCAGTAGCAATTAATGGCGGGATTGTTCTGGATATGTCCACGTGGGATGTCATCGACGAGGTCGATGTCCCGAATATGCAGGTCTTTGTCAGACCCGGTGTGGTCCACGCCAACTTGAATGAGCATCTGGCTCAATACGGCCTCTTCTTCCCCCCGGATCCTGGCAGTACCCGGATGTGCACCATTGGCGGGATGGTTGCTAATAACGCAAGTGGGCTCCGTGCAGTCAAGTACGGCTGCACCGAGCAGTATGTCCTGGGGCTGGAAGTGGTCTTGCCTAACGGAGAGGTCATCATCACCGGCGGAATGAAGTCGCGGGCAGTGAAAAGCGTATCCGGGATGAATCTAACCAAACTTTTTGTCGGTTCAGAAGGCGTCCTCGGGGTGATCACGCGGATTCGCCTGCGGGTTTGGCCCAAGCCTAAAGCCCGGGGAATCGTCATGGCAGTTTTCCCAGTACTGGAAGATGCACCGAAGGCTGTGCTCGAGGTTTATCAAGCTGGTATTTTGCCTTCCGGCATTGAAATTCTTGACGATTCAGCAATCAAGGCGATCAACATGTATCGGCCAGACATCAACCTGCCGGCGGCCGAAGCCATTCTACTCTTTGAAGTAGACGGTAATCCAGCCAGTGTGGATTGGGAAGGACAAACCATCAAAGAAATTGTTAACCGCCGCGCTTCCCAGGTCGAGTGGGCAACCGATCCGAAACGAATGGCCGATCTCTGGGAGGGCCGCAGTGTGGTTGCTTCTGCCGCGGCCAGGGTGCGGCCCGATGGCAGCCGCGTTTTTGCTGGCGAAGATATTAGTGTCCCTCTTTCCCGGGTAACTGAAGTCCTGCGGGGTATTCGTGGTCTGGGCGAACAGTTTGGCATCAAGGTTGTCAACTATGGTCATATCGGTGACGGTAATGTACACACCGCGCCGGTCATTGACCCGGAAATACCGGCGGAGGTCGAACAGGCCAATAAACTGGTTGATGCCATTCACCGTCTGGCAATTGAGCTGGGTGGTAGTACGACTGGTGAACACGGAGTCGGCGCTGTTCGGGCTCAGTATGCGGTGGCCGAACACGGGGACGCCGTCAAGGTGATGCAGGCCATTAAAAACGCTATTGACCCGAAAGGAATTATGAACCCGGGCAAATTGTTCCGGCTGGAGGGGGAAAATTAAGTGCTAAACCAGGTACCGGTGGTTAGGGAACAAATTAAAAAATGTGTCCGCTGCGGCCAGTGCCGGTCTGTTTGCCCCATCTTTGCTGAGTTCAAGACAGAAAACATGTCGCCGCGCGGTCAGGTTTTTTTAGTGCAGATGCTGCGGGATGGCGAGATCCAACCTTCCGATAAGGTGGCGGCCAAGTTGAGCGACTGTTTGCTGTGCGAGACTTGCTCCAGCAGTTGTCCTTCTGGTATCCAGGTCCACGAGATGATCCAGGCAGCGCGGACATATGTGGCGAGTCAGCGTCCTTCGTTTACCCGTAA comes from the Bacillota bacterium genome and includes:
- a CDS encoding AAA family ATPase → MDKQKQEEVEVLKRTYNQVREYVGKMEARIDDSVRENERYFGDIERIIDYQYNRARISDIKTQIRALNDIMESMYFGRIDFVAEGKDIPERNYITTLPTCAPNMSDVCDISIIDWRSPIGSLYYSRDDKYVAPEGVIRGKLKLVRKLDVRHDELLNMEDLYVQGGGVSSANRIDLFLERHLRRSGAERFKGIVQSIQAEQNEVIRQPFDNHLVIQGAAGTGKTVVLLHRVAYCVYATGCKPEDILVLSPSEMLLSQIRGILPEMYIYGVPQMTLTEFFNANVGKNNQNIRPNSVNVWRFAAGVDFGKEIVNRYSDTALLDQVLKQSLSNAINALPVLKYDKERIIDASTIRKLAANVLSSSSRIDEIYNELHSRLKAMVFNILWPKYSNLKDRIFGNFFAVEKKEMYKKVSDRLSYSYIKDNLKSENLFQGYIVPQYRKIAQDLLEMLPDPSQAINDSKYVYKRGGKYNSANHPKWTIDDLGALLYLHAKVYGVERHYSYIFIDEAQNLSPVWLKVLSMYLKPGGSITLCGDIVQLSMSVYGNISNQSWQQRVECLGSNVSFTSLSYCYRSAEPIVNMARWVLEERFPAYAEKLRAVLPSDAKVVRTSVDGFLNFVRINNDIQRVAIICPSQEEANRLKQQVGKVDDKEVFILSVHESGGLEFDAVLVAKLMFYDRRNPFHARALYTAISRATHYLFIEEK
- a CDS encoding type II toxin-antitoxin system death-on-curing family toxin, producing the protein MKWISPDVVACIHEEVIAATGRSPGIRDRGLLCSAVFNPLATFGGEDLYPDLLAKVAALLYGLARGHPFVDGNKRTAFVVTVVVLRKNGLDFVASNDAVVTFNPP
- a CDS encoding AbrB/MazE/SpoVT family DNA-binding domain-containing protein, translating into MKPTGVVRRIDDLGRIVIPKEIRRTLRIHEGDPLEIFTDREGEVIFRKYNMAESNFENHAEEYAESLHQGLNCVALIANSDSVIAVAGISKRKYVGKTIGTLVKQVMEGEGTGSGAINGQEILADTEIPGSHYVISTVYHDNQPIGAIILISDNPITQAEITSAKAAASFLQKQAAK
- a CDS encoding RtcB family protein, whose amino-acid sequence is MHVDAVVYLNDVLYEQFSESEALQQLCAAATLPGVVQRVIGMPDIHTGFGLPIGGVMATHAESGIVSAGAVGMDINCGVRLIRTDIPCTAINKKTLRALMEAIEERIPTGIGKRSRHRELGKTEIEAILHQGVKPLLQLGYGWPTDQDCIEEAGEMPGADLKAVSLEAISRANQLATIGGGNHFIEIGQVAQIFDPELAANFGLKKGALTVLIHTGSRGFGHQICTDYSKKMLNAAARYGINLPNRGLASVPINSPEGQTYLKAMACAVNFAFANRQLITHDIREAFAHVFADSAESLGLQIVYDVAHNIAKFEEHHGQRLLIHRKGATRALPAGHQQNPRRYLATGHPAIVPGSMGTSSYVLVGTPLTAETFNSVNHGAGRILSRTAARKEISCEDFARSMGEILLNVRQYQELLDEAPAAYKNIDHVVDTLAEISLTKKVARLEPLAVIKGEGED
- the murB gene encoding UDP-N-acetylmuramate dehydrogenase, translated to MLIPPDRVKFDEPMCLHTSFKIGGPADALITPQSVEELSRVLAFCADRQIPYYIIGKGTNLLVRDRGIRGAVIVIGQHFSQVEFTDSQVEAGAGVALTDLSHLAASRGLSGLEFAVGIPGSLGGAVVMNAGAYDGEMSDVVVSVKVISPDGRQLITLTKAELQYGYRKSVLLDSNWVVLSARLALHPGNVKEIKAKMAEYTRRREAKQPISLPSAGSVFKKPKGYFVGPMIESLGLKGYRVGDAQVSELHAGFIVNLGQATADDVLTLIQHIQSAVAERFKVQLVPEIRILGE